One Vibrio neonatus genomic window carries:
- the rplK gene encoding 50S ribosomal protein L11, which translates to MAKKVEAYIKLQVAAGMANPSPPVGPALGQHGVNIMEFCKAFNAKTESVEKGLPIPVVISVYNDRSFTFETKTPPAAVLLLKAAGIKSGSGRPNTEKVGTVTDAQVQEIAETKAADMTGADIEAMKRSIAGTARSMGLVVEG; encoded by the coding sequence ATGGCTAAGAAAGTTGAAGCTTATATCAAACTGCAAGTTGCAGCAGGTATGGCAAACCCGTCGCCACCGGTTGGTCCTGCTCTAGGTCAACACGGTGTGAACATCATGGAATTCTGTAAAGCGTTTAACGCAAAAACAGAATCTGTTGAGAAAGGTCTACCAATCCCAGTTGTTATCTCTGTATACAACGACCGTTCTTTCACGTTCGAAACTAAGACTCCACCTGCAGCAGTTCTTCTGCTTAAAGCAGCTGGCATCAAGTCTGGTTCTGGTCGTCCGAACACTGAGAAAGTTGGTACTGTAACTGACGCTCAAGTTCAAGAGATTGCAGAAACTAAAGCTGCAGACATGACTGGCGCTGACATCGAAGCGATGAAGCGTTCTATCGCGGGTACTGCTCGTTCAATGGGCCTAGTGGTAGAGGGTTAA
- the rplA gene encoding 50S ribosomal protein L1 yields MAKLTKRMRVIREKVDVTKEYEINEAVALLKELATAKFNESVDVAVNLGIDARKSDQNVRGATVLPHGTGREIRVAVFTQGANAEAAKEAGADIVGMEDLAEQVKKGEMNFDVVVASPDAMRVVGQLGTILGPRGLMPNPKVGTVTPNVAQAVKNAKAGQVRYRNDKNGIIHTTIGKASFEASELQENLEALLIALKKAKPSSAKGAFLKKISISTTMGAGVAVDQASLNTQAS; encoded by the coding sequence ATGGCAAAACTTACTAAGCGTATGCGCGTTATTCGCGAAAAAGTTGACGTTACTAAAGAGTACGAAATCAACGAAGCAGTTGCTCTTCTTAAAGAACTAGCAACAGCTAAATTCAATGAAAGTGTTGACGTTGCTGTTAACCTTGGCATTGACGCTCGTAAATCTGATCAGAACGTACGTGGTGCAACTGTACTACCTCACGGTACTGGTCGTGAAATCCGCGTTGCTGTGTTCACTCAAGGTGCAAACGCAGAAGCTGCTAAAGAAGCTGGTGCTGACATCGTTGGTATGGAAGACCTAGCTGAGCAAGTTAAAAAGGGCGAAATGAACTTTGACGTTGTTGTTGCTTCTCCAGATGCAATGCGCGTTGTTGGTCAACTAGGTACTATCCTAGGTCCACGCGGTCTAATGCCAAACCCTAAAGTTGGTACTGTAACTCCTAACGTTGCTCAAGCGGTTAAGAACGCTAAAGCAGGTCAGGTTCGTTACCGTAACGACAAAAACGGCATCATCCACACTACTATCGGTAAAGCATCTTTCGAAGCATCTGAGCTTCAAGAGAACTTAGAAGCACTTCTAATTGCTCTTAAGAAAGCTAAGCCGTCTTCAGCGAAGGGTGCCTTCCTGAAGAAAATTAGCATCTCTACTACAATGGGTGCTGGTGTTGCTGTTGATCAGGCTAGCCTGAACACTCAAGCAAGCTAA
- the rplJ gene encoding 50S ribosomal protein L10, with protein MALNLQDKKAIVAEVNEAASGALSAVVADSRGVTVGAMTSLRKQAREAGVYMRVVRNTLARRAVEGTDYECLSDTFTGPTLVAFSNEHPGAAARLFKDFAKENKDFEIKAAAFEGAVTDADVLATLPTYDEAIARLMMCMKEASAGKLVRTIAALRDQKEEAAA; from the coding sequence ATGGCTTTAAACCTTCAAGACAAAAAAGCAATTGTTGCTGAAGTCAACGAAGCTGCCAGTGGTGCACTTTCTGCAGTTGTAGCTGATTCTCGTGGCGTTACTGTTGGCGCGATGACTTCTCTACGTAAACAAGCTCGTGAAGCTGGTGTTTACATGAGAGTTGTTCGTAACACTCTAGCACGCCGTGCAGTAGAAGGTACTGATTACGAGTGTCTATCTGACACTTTTACCGGTCCTACTCTAGTTGCATTCTCTAATGAGCACCCAGGTGCTGCAGCGCGTCTTTTCAAAGACTTCGCTAAAGAGAACAAAGATTTCGAGATCAAAGCTGCTGCATTTGAAGGCGCGGTTACTGACGCAGATGTACTAGCGACTCTACCAACTTACGACGAAGCTATCGCACGCCTAATGATGTGCATGAAAGAAGCTTCTGCAGGCAAGCTGGTACGTACTATCGCTGCACTACGCGATCAAAAAGAAGAAGCAGCGGCTTAA
- the rplL gene encoding 50S ribosomal protein L7/L12 encodes MSITNEQILDAVAEMSVMQVVELIEAMEEKFGVSAAAAVVAGGAAGGDAAEEQTEFDVILTAVGGNKVSVIKAVRGATGLGLKEAKGLVDGAPAPLKEAVSKEEAEALKATLEEAGASVEVK; translated from the coding sequence ATGTCTATTACTAACGAGCAAATCCTAGACGCAGTTGCAGAAATGTCTGTAATGCAAGTTGTTGAGCTTATCGAAGCTATGGAAGAAAAATTCGGCGTATCTGCTGCAGCTGCAGTAGTTGCTGGTGGCGCAGCTGGCGGCGACGCTGCTGAAGAGCAAACTGAATTTGACGTAATCCTAACTGCAGTTGGCGGAAACAAAGTTTCTGTAATCAAAGCAGTACGTGGCGCGACAGGTCTTGGCCTGAAAGAAGCTAAAGGTCTAGTTGATGGTGCTCCTGCACCGCTTAAAGAAGCTGTTTCTAAAGAAGAAGCAGAAGCTCTTAAAGCTACTCTAGAAGAAGCTGGTGCTTCTGTTGAAGTTAAGTAA
- the rsd gene encoding sigma D regulator, with protein sequence MVMLKKFRQVQEEWGGSSEVIDHWLETRQALLVRYVKLAALQPASVASNVVTLPSKEELHEFSQHLVDYISEGHFKIYDMVMDKWSSTGFQSTEEISHTYAKIVLTTEPLLSFTDKYAEISDDNLHDFESDMSKVGEVLELRFEVEDLLIKLIADSLAIPPGA encoded by the coding sequence ATGGTCATGCTAAAGAAATTCAGACAAGTACAAGAAGAATGGGGTGGCTCAAGTGAGGTCATTGACCATTGGCTAGAAACACGACAAGCGTTACTAGTAAGATACGTAAAACTGGCCGCATTACAGCCGGCTTCAGTTGCGTCCAATGTCGTCACTCTGCCATCTAAAGAAGAACTTCACGAGTTTTCTCAACATCTCGTCGATTACATATCAGAAGGTCACTTTAAGATCTATGACATGGTAATGGATAAGTGGAGCTCAACGGGCTTTCAGTCCACTGAGGAAATTAGCCACACCTACGCTAAGATTGTACTCACTACCGAACCTTTGCTGAGCTTCACGGATAAATACGCCGAAATTAGTGATGACAACCTACATGACTTTGAAAGTGACATGTCTAAGGTTGGTGAAGTGCTAGAACTTAGGTTTGAAGTAGAAGACCTGTTAATCAAATTAATTGCAGATAGCCTGGCGATCCCACCCGGCGCTTAG
- the rpoC gene encoding DNA-directed RNA polymerase subunit beta', which produces MKDLLNFLKAQHKTEEFDAIKIGLSSPDMIRSWSFGEVKKPETINYRTFKPERDGLFCARIFGPVKDYECLCGKYKRLKHRGVICEKCGVEVTQTKVRRDRMGHIELASPVAHIWFLKSLPSRIGLLMDIPLRDIERVLYFEMYVVTEPGMTDLEKGQMLTEEEYLDKLEEWGDEFTAKMGAEAIKDLLSTMDLVQEAELMREELETTNSETKRKKVTKRLKLVEAFVSSGNNPEWMILTVLPVLPPDLRPLVPLDGGRFATSDLNDLYRRVINRNNRLKRLLELSAPDIIVRNEKRMLQESVDALLDNGRRGRAITGSNKRPLKSLADMIKGKQGRFRQNLLGKRVDYSGRSVITVGPYLRLHQCGLPKKMALELFKPFIYSKLELRGLATTIKAAKKMVEREEAVVWDILDEVIREHPVLLNRAPTLHRLGIQAFEPVLIEGKAIQLHPLVCAAYNADFDGDQMAVHVPLTLEAQLEARTLMMSTNNILSPASGDPIIVPSQDVVLGLYYMTRDKINVKGEGMYLAGPEEAEKAYRTKTAELHARVKVRLTETIKDDEGNLTTETKLFDTTVGRAMLWQIVPAGLPFELVNQKLGKKQISKLLDEAYRNLGLKDTVVFADQIMYTGFAYAALSGVSVGIDDMVVPQAKYDEIESAEEEVREIQEQYQSGLVTAGERYNKVIDIWASTNDRVAKAMMDNLSSETVINRDGEEEQQESFNSIYMMADSGARGSAAQIRQLAGMRGLMARPDGSIIETPITANFKEGLNVLQYFISTHGARKGLADTALKTANSGYLTRRLVDVAQDVVVHEHDCGTHEGVEMMPHIEGGDVKVPLSELALGRVVAEDVLKPGTEEVLIPRNTLIDEKWCQVMDENSVDRMKVRSVVTCDADFGCCALCYGRDLARGHLVNQGEAVGVIAAQSIGEPGTQLTMRTFHIGGAASTAAAENSIQTKNDGTPFLHNVKFVVNKEGKLVVTSRASELTIVDALGRTKEKHKLPYGTVLNIKESDIESATLESGYVVANWEAHTLPIITEVAGRIQYVDMIDGVTVARHTDDLTGLSSSEVTDAAARPAAGKDMRPAIKLVDDKGNDVMIPGTDMPAQYFLPGKAIVNIEDGAEVGVGDTLARIPQKSGGNKDITGGLPRVADLFEARKPKEPAILAEHTGTVSFGKETKGKRRLVITREGGDTYEEMIPKHRQLNVFEGEKVERGDVIADGPETPHDILRLRGIHAMTQYIANEVQEVYRLQGVKINDKHIETIVRQMLRKCTITHTGDSEFLPGEQVEYSQVKIANRALEAEGKEPAGFERELLGITKASLATESFISAASFQETTRVLTEAAVSGKRDELRGLKENVIVGRLIPAGTGFAYHQDRQAKREEQAGPSAEQATDNLAALLNAGFSDE; this is translated from the coding sequence GTGAAAGATTTACTAAACTTTCTTAAAGCACAACACAAGACTGAAGAATTTGATGCTATCAAAATCGGTCTTTCTTCACCGGACATGATTCGTTCATGGTCTTTTGGTGAAGTTAAAAAGCCAGAGACGATCAACTATCGTACGTTCAAACCTGAACGTGATGGTTTGTTCTGTGCGCGTATTTTTGGCCCAGTCAAAGATTACGAATGTCTATGTGGCAAATACAAGCGTCTGAAGCACCGCGGTGTTATCTGTGAGAAGTGTGGCGTAGAAGTTACACAAACTAAAGTTCGTCGTGACCGCATGGGCCACATCGAGCTGGCGTCGCCTGTAGCTCATATTTGGTTCCTAAAATCACTACCGTCTCGTATCGGTCTACTAATGGATATCCCACTGCGTGATATCGAGCGTGTTCTTTACTTCGAAATGTACGTAGTAACAGAACCGGGTATGACAGATCTAGAAAAAGGTCAGATGCTTACTGAAGAAGAGTATCTAGACAAGCTAGAAGAGTGGGGTGATGAGTTCACTGCTAAGATGGGTGCAGAAGCGATCAAAGATCTGCTTTCTACCATGGATCTTGTGCAAGAAGCTGAACTAATGCGCGAAGAGCTAGAAACGACTAACTCTGAAACTAAGCGTAAAAAAGTTACGAAGCGCTTGAAGCTAGTTGAAGCATTTGTTTCTTCGGGTAACAACCCAGAATGGATGATTCTAACTGTACTTCCAGTACTTCCACCAGATCTACGTCCACTAGTTCCACTAGATGGCGGTCGTTTTGCGACTTCAGATCTGAACGACCTATACCGTCGTGTTATCAACCGTAACAACCGTTTGAAGCGTCTACTAGAGCTATCAGCTCCGGACATCATCGTACGTAACGAAAAACGTATGCTGCAAGAGTCTGTTGATGCCCTTCTAGATAACGGTCGTCGCGGTCGTGCTATCACAGGTTCTAACAAACGTCCTCTTAAATCTCTTGCTGATATGATCAAGGGTAAACAAGGTCGTTTCCGTCAGAACTTGCTTGGTAAGCGTGTAGACTACTCTGGCCGTTCTGTAATCACAGTAGGTCCATACCTTCGTCTGCACCAATGTGGTCTTCCTAAGAAGATGGCACTTGAGCTATTCAAACCATTCATCTACAGCAAGCTTGAGCTTCGTGGTCTAGCGACAACGATCAAAGCGGCTAAGAAAATGGTAGAGCGCGAAGAAGCAGTTGTTTGGGATATCCTAGACGAAGTTATTCGTGAACACCCAGTACTATTGAACCGTGCACCTACACTTCACCGTCTAGGTATCCAAGCGTTCGAACCTGTACTAATCGAAGGTAAAGCGATTCAGCTTCACCCACTAGTGTGTGCGGCATATAACGCCGACTTCGATGGTGACCAGATGGCGGTACACGTACCTCTAACTCTGGAAGCTCAGCTAGAAGCACGTACACTGATGATGTCGACAAACAACATTCTGTCGCCAGCGTCAGGTGATCCTATCATCGTACCTTCTCAGGACGTTGTATTGGGTCTTTACTACATGACACGTGACAAGATCAACGTGAAAGGTGAAGGCATGTACCTTGCTGGCCCTGAAGAGGCTGAAAAGGCATACCGCACTAAGACCGCTGAATTGCACGCACGTGTTAAAGTTCGTCTTACTGAAACCATCAAAGATGATGAAGGTAATCTGACTACCGAAACTAAGCTATTTGATACGACAGTTGGTCGTGCAATGCTTTGGCAGATCGTTCCAGCGGGCCTACCGTTTGAACTAGTAAACCAAAAACTAGGTAAGAAACAGATTTCTAAACTTCTTGATGAGGCTTACCGTAACCTTGGCCTGAAAGACACTGTAGTCTTCGCTGACCAAATCATGTACACAGGTTTTGCATACGCTGCACTATCTGGCGTATCTGTTGGTATCGATGACATGGTGGTTCCTCAAGCTAAGTACGATGAGATTGAGTCAGCTGAAGAAGAAGTACGCGAAATCCAAGAGCAATACCAATCTGGTTTGGTAACTGCGGGTGAGCGTTACAACAAAGTTATCGATATCTGGGCGTCTACCAACGACCGTGTTGCGAAAGCAATGATGGATAACCTATCTTCAGAAACTGTGATTAACCGTGATGGTGAAGAAGAACAACAAGAGTCTTTCAACAGCATCTACATGATGGCCGACTCCGGTGCTCGTGGTTCTGCAGCGCAGATTCGTCAGCTAGCCGGTATGCGTGGTCTGATGGCTCGTCCAGATGGTTCAATCATCGAGACGCCAATCACAGCGAACTTTAAAGAAGGTCTAAACGTACTTCAGTACTTTATCTCAACGCACGGTGCTCGTAAGGGTCTTGCGGATACAGCACTGAAAACAGCGAACTCCGGTTACCTAACGCGTCGTCTAGTAGACGTTGCACAGGACGTGGTAGTTCACGAACACGATTGTGGCACCCATGAAGGTGTTGAAATGATGCCTCATATCGAGGGTGGTGACGTTAAAGTTCCACTTTCTGAATTGGCTCTAGGTCGTGTTGTTGCTGAAGACGTTCTAAAACCAGGTACTGAAGAAGTACTGATCCCACGTAATACTCTAATTGATGAGAAGTGGTGTCAGGTAATGGACGAGAACTCTGTAGACCGAATGAAAGTTCGCTCAGTAGTTACTTGTGACGCTGACTTTGGTTGTTGTGCATTGTGTTACGGTCGTGACCTAGCACGTGGTCACCTAGTGAACCAAGGTGAAGCAGTTGGTGTTATCGCTGCTCAGTCTATCGGTGAACCTGGTACACAGCTTACAATGCGTACGTTCCACATCGGTGGTGCTGCTTCGACAGCGGCTGCTGAGAACAGCATTCAAACTAAGAACGACGGTACTCCTTTCCTTCATAACGTTAAGTTCGTTGTGAACAAAGAAGGCAAACTAGTTGTGACTTCTCGTGCGTCTGAACTAACCATCGTTGATGCGTTAGGTCGTACGAAAGAGAAACACAAACTGCCTTACGGTACAGTTCTTAACATCAAAGAAAGCGATATCGAGTCTGCTACATTAGAGTCTGGATACGTAGTTGCTAACTGGGAAGCGCATACACTGCCAATCATCACTGAAGTGGCAGGTCGCATCCAGTACGTTGACATGATTGATGGCGTAACAGTTGCTCGTCACACTGATGACCTTACCGGTCTATCTTCAAGTGAAGTAACTGATGCTGCAGCACGTCCTGCTGCAGGTAAAGACATGCGTCCAGCTATCAAACTTGTTGATGACAAAGGTAACGATGTAATGATCCCTGGTACTGATATGCCAGCTCAATACTTCCTACCGGGTAAAGCGATTGTAAACATCGAAGATGGCGCTGAAGTTGGCGTTGGTGACACTCTTGCACGTATCCCTCAGAAATCTGGCGGAAACAAAGATATCACCGGTGGTCTACCACGCGTAGCCGACCTATTCGAAGCACGTAAGCCGAAAGAGCCTGCGATTCTTGCTGAGCACACAGGTACTGTGTCATTTGGTAAAGAAACGAAAGGCAAACGTCGCCTAGTAATCACTCGTGAAGGTGGAGACACTTACGAAGAGATGATTCCTAAGCATCGTCAGCTTAACGTATTCGAAGGTGAGAAGGTTGAACGTGGTGACGTAATCGCTGATGGTCCTGAGACTCCACATGACATCCTACGTTTACGTGGTATTCATGCTATGACTCAGTACATCGCTAACGAAGTACAAGAAGTTTACCGTCTACAAGGCGTTAAGATTAACGATAAGCACATTGAGACTATCGTTCGTCAAATGCTACGTAAGTGTACTATTACGCACACTGGTGACTCTGAGTTCCTACCTGGCGAGCAAGTGGAATACTCACAAGTTAAGATTGCTAACCGTGCCCTAGAAGCAGAAGGCAAAGAGCCAGCTGGCTTTGAGCGTGAGCTACTAGGTATCACTAAAGCATCTCTAGCAACTGAGTCGTTCATCTCTGCGGCATCGTTCCAGGAGACAACTCGCGTACTAACAGAAGCTGCGGTTTCTGGTAAGCGTGATGAGCTACGTGGTCTGAAAGAAAACGTAATCGTGGGTCGTCTGATCCCAGCGGGTACGGGTTTTGCTTACCACCAAGATCGTCAAGCTAAGCGTGAAGAGCAAGCGGGTCCATCTGCTGAACAAGCAACGGATAACCTAGCTGCACTATTGAACGCAGGTTTCTCTGACGAGTAA
- the rpoB gene encoding DNA-directed RNA polymerase subunit beta yields the protein MVYSYTEKKRIRKDFGTRPQVLDVPYLLSIQLDSFDKFIEQDPEGQYGLEAAFRSVFPIQSYNGNSELQYVSYRLGEPVFDVKECQIRGVTYSKPLRVKLRLVVFDKDAPAGTVKDIKEQEVYMGEIPLMTDNGTFVINGTERVIVSQLHRSPGVFFDSDKGKTHSSGKVLYNARVIPYRGSWLDFEFDPKDNLFVRIDRRRKLPASIILRALGKSTEEILDLFFEKVRFEVQNQTLMMELVPERLRGETASFDIEANGKTYIEAGRRVTARHIRNLEKDGVEYIEVPVEYIVGKVASKDYIDENTGEIVVGANQEFSLESLANLAQAGHSKLEVLFTNDLDHGPFMSDTLRSDSTTDRLSALVEIYRMMRPGEPPTKEAAESLFASLFFSEERYDLSTVGRMKFNSSIMREDAGEQGILDETDIIEVMKKLISIRNGKGEVDDIDHLGNRRIRSVGEMAENQFRVGLVRVERAVKERLSLGDLDAIMPQDLINAKPISAAVKEFFGSSQLSQFMDHNPLSEVTHKRRISALGPGGLTRERAGFEVRDVHVTHYGRLCPIETPEGPNIGLINSLSAYARCNEFGFLETPYRRVVDGVVTEDVDYLSAIEEGQYVIAQANTVLTEDNLFADELITARLKGESGLHPRENVSYMDVATNQVVSIAASLIPFLEHDDANRALMGANMQRQAVPTLKADKPLVGTGVERNIAVDSGVTAVAKRGGMVQSVDASRIVVKVNENELVPGEAGIDIYNLTKYTRSNQNTCINQRPTVLPGEPVAKGDVLADGPSTDLGELALGQNMRIAFMPWNGYNFEDSILVSERVVQEDRFTTIHIQELSCVARDTKLGSEEITADIPNVGEAALSKLDESGIVYIGAEVKGGDILVGKVTPKGETQLTPEEKLLRAIFGEKASDVKDTSLRVPNSVSGTIIDVQVFTRDGVEKDKRALEIEQMQLKEAKKDLTEEFQILEGGLLNRVRAVLIAGGYSEAKLDTINRKQWLELNLEDDALQSQLEQLAEQYDELKADFDKKFETKRRKITQGDDLAPGVLKIVKVYLAVRRRIQPGDKMAGRHGNKGVISKINPVEDMPYDEKGQPVDIVLNPLGVPSRMNIGQILEVHLGLAAKGIGDKINQMVKEQQELAKFREFLQKVYDLGDTRQNVDIAELSDDQVRTLVKNLRGGLPIATPVFDGASEKNIKKLLKLGDLPESGQLTLFDGRTGDAFERPVTVGYMYMLKLNHLVDDKMHARSTGSYSLVTQQPLGGKAQFGGQRFGEMEVWALEAYGAAYTLQEMLTVKSDDVNGRTKMYKNIVDGNHSMEPGMPESFNVLLKEIRSLGINIELEDEE from the coding sequence ATGGTTTACTCTTATACCGAGAAAAAGCGCATCCGTAAGGATTTTGGTACTCGTCCACAAGTATTGGACGTTCCATACCTGCTATCGATCCAGCTTGATTCTTTCGATAAATTCATCGAACAGGATCCTGAAGGACAATACGGTCTAGAAGCTGCTTTTCGTTCTGTTTTTCCAATTCAGAGCTACAACGGCAATTCTGAGCTGCAATACGTTAGCTACCGTCTTGGTGAACCAGTATTTGATGTTAAAGAATGTCAAATCCGAGGTGTCACTTATTCAAAACCGCTGCGCGTTAAGCTGCGTCTAGTTGTCTTCGACAAAGACGCACCAGCTGGTACTGTAAAAGATATTAAAGAACAAGAAGTCTACATGGGTGAGATTCCACTCATGACTGACAATGGTACCTTCGTGATCAATGGTACCGAGAGGGTTATCGTATCCCAGCTTCACAGAAGCCCTGGTGTATTCTTCGACAGCGATAAGGGTAAGACTCACTCTTCTGGTAAAGTTCTATATAACGCACGCGTTATTCCTTACCGTGGTTCATGGTTAGACTTTGAATTCGATCCAAAAGATAACCTGTTTGTCCGTATTGACCGTCGTCGTAAACTTCCTGCGTCTATTATCCTACGTGCGTTGGGTAAATCGACTGAAGAGATCCTAGATCTGTTCTTCGAAAAAGTACGTTTTGAAGTTCAAAACCAAACTCTAATGATGGAGTTGGTACCAGAGCGTCTACGTGGCGAAACTGCTTCTTTTGATATTGAAGCAAATGGTAAAACTTACATTGAAGCTGGCCGTCGTGTTACAGCTCGTCATATCCGCAATCTTGAAAAAGATGGCGTTGAGTACATCGAAGTACCTGTTGAGTACATCGTTGGTAAAGTAGCTTCTAAAGACTACATTGACGAGAACACTGGCGAAATCGTTGTAGGCGCGAACCAAGAGTTCAGCCTAGAAAGCCTAGCGAACCTAGCGCAAGCGGGTCACTCTAAACTTGAAGTTCTGTTCACGAACGACCTAGATCACGGTCCATTCATGTCAGATACACTTCGTAGTGATAGTACAACTGACCGTCTATCTGCATTGGTAGAAATCTACCGCATGATGCGCCCTGGCGAGCCACCAACGAAAGAAGCAGCTGAATCTTTATTCGCAAGCTTGTTCTTCTCTGAAGAACGTTACGACCTATCAACGGTAGGCCGTATGAAGTTCAACAGCTCTATCATGCGTGAAGACGCAGGTGAGCAAGGTATCCTTGACGAAACCGATATCATTGAAGTGATGAAGAAACTCATCTCTATCCGTAATGGTAAAGGCGAAGTTGATGATATTGACCACCTTGGTAACCGTCGTATTCGCTCTGTAGGCGAAATGGCAGAAAACCAATTCCGTGTTGGTCTTGTTCGTGTTGAGCGTGCTGTTAAAGAACGTTTAAGCCTTGGTGACCTTGATGCAATCATGCCTCAAGACCTAATCAACGCTAAGCCAATTTCTGCGGCAGTGAAAGAGTTCTTTGGCTCTTCACAGTTGTCTCAGTTTATGGATCACAACCCGCTTTCAGAAGTTACTCATAAACGTCGTATCTCAGCGTTAGGTCCTGGTGGTCTAACTCGTGAGCGTGCTGGCTTTGAGGTTCGTGACGTTCACGTTACGCACTACGGTCGCCTATGTCCGATCGAAACTCCTGAAGGTCCAAACATCGGTCTAATTAACTCACTATCTGCTTACGCACGTTGTAATGAGTTTGGTTTCCTAGAAACCCCTTACCGTCGCGTTGTTGACGGTGTAGTAACCGAAGATGTTGATTACCTATCTGCTATCGAAGAAGGTCAATACGTTATCGCTCAGGCGAACACCGTACTGACTGAAGACAACCTATTTGCTGACGAACTGATCACAGCCCGCTTGAAGGGTGAATCAGGTCTGCACCCACGTGAAAACGTGAGTTACATGGATGTCGCGACGAACCAGGTAGTATCTATCGCTGCATCTCTAATCCCATTCCTAGAGCACGATGATGCAAACCGTGCATTGATGGGTGCGAACATGCAACGTCAGGCAGTTCCTACACTTAAGGCTGATAAGCCTCTAGTAGGTACTGGTGTTGAACGCAACATTGCGGTTGACTCTGGTGTTACAGCGGTAGCGAAACGTGGCGGTATGGTTCAGTCCGTAGACGCATCACGTATCGTTGTTAAGGTTAATGAAAATGAATTGGTTCCTGGCGAAGCCGGCATCGATATCTATAACCTAACTAAATACACGCGTTCTAACCAAAACACTTGTATTAACCAACGTCCAACCGTGCTACCTGGCGAACCAGTAGCGAAAGGTGACGTTCTAGCAGATGGTCCTTCTACCGACCTTGGCGAATTGGCTCTTGGCCAAAACATGCGTATCGCATTCATGCCTTGGAATGGTTATAACTTTGAGGATTCAATCCTAGTTTCTGAGCGTGTAGTACAAGAAGATCGCTTTACTACTATCCACATCCAAGAACTTTCTTGTGTGGCGCGTGATACTAAGCTTGGTTCTGAAGAAATCACTGCTGATATTCCAAACGTAGGTGAAGCTGCTCTATCTAAACTAGATGAGTCAGGTATCGTTTACATTGGTGCTGAAGTTAAGGGTGGCGACATCCTAGTTGGTAAAGTGACGCCTAAGGGTGAAACGCAGCTAACTCCAGAAGAGAAACTACTACGTGCAATCTTCGGTGAAAAAGCATCTGACGTTAAAGATACTTCACTGCGTGTACCTAACTCTGTTTCAGGTACCATCATTGACGTTCAAGTCTTCACTCGCGATGGCGTAGAGAAAGACAAGCGTGCTCTAGAAATTGAGCAAATGCAGCTTAAAGAAGCGAAGAAAGACCTTACTGAAGAATTCCAGATTCTTGAGGGTGGCCTTCTAAACCGTGTTCGTGCTGTATTGATTGCTGGTGGTTACTCAGAAGCGAAACTGGACACTATTAACCGCAAACAGTGGTTAGAACTAAATCTTGAAGATGACGCACTGCAATCTCAACTTGAGCAACTTGCAGAGCAATACGACGAGCTAAAAGCAGATTTCGATAAGAAATTTGAAACTAAGCGTCGTAAGATCACTCAAGGTGATGATCTAGCACCTGGCGTTCTTAAGATCGTTAAAGTTTACCTAGCGGTTAGACGTCGTATCCAGCCTGGTGACAAGATGGCGGGTCGTCACGGTAACAAGGGTGTAATCTCTAAGATCAACCCTGTTGAAGACATGCCTTACGATGAGAAAGGTCAACCGGTCGATATCGTTCTGAACCCACTGGGTGTACCATCACGTATGAACATCGGTCAGATCCTTGAAGTTCACTTGGGTCTAGCGGCTAAAGGTATCGGTGACAAGATCAACCAAATGGTTAAAGAGCAGCAGGAACTGGCTAAGTTCCGTGAGTTCTTACAGAAGGTTTATGATCTTGGTGATACTCGTCAAAACGTAGATATTGCTGAACTATCGGACGATCAAGTTCGTACGCTAGTGAAGAACCTACGTGGCGGTCTACCAATTGCGACTCCAGTATTCGACGGTGCTTCTGAGAAGAACATCAAGAAACTACTGAAACTAGGCGATCTACCAGAATCTGGTCAGCTTACCTTGTTTGATGGTCGTACTGGTGATGCGTTTGAGCGTCCTGTAACTGTCGGTTACATGTACATGCTGAAACTGAACCACTTGGTTGATGACAAGATGCACGCACGTTCTACTGGCTCTTACAGCCTTGTAACTCAGCAACCACTTGGTGGTAAAGCTCAGTTCGGTGGTCAGCGTTTCGGTGAGATGGAAGTATGGGCACTAGAAGCATACGGTGCTGCTTACACTCTACAAGAAATGCTAACCGTTAAGTCGGATGACGTGAATGGCCGTACTAAGATGTATAAAAACATCGTAGATGGTAACCACTCGATGGAACCAGGCATGCCGGAATCATTCAACGTATTGTTGAAAGAAATCCGCTCGCTAGGTATTAACATCGAGCTAGAAGACGAAGAGTAA